The following coding sequences lie in one Bordetella genomosp. 9 genomic window:
- the murD gene encoding UDP-N-acetylmuramoyl-L-alanine--D-glutamate ligase, with the protein MSAPEHSASSASDTSRVLILGLGETGIAAARWCARSGARLRIADTREQPGGLETLRAAFDGALQGEQPEYRLGLGSFEAGLLDEVTQVVISPGLAPNQSPARELLAEADARGIEVVGEIELFARALAGLAESRDYHPRLLGVTGTNGKTTVTALTRHMIEAAGLTARAAGNIGPAALTALMDALDRDELPQAWVLELSSFQLHTTQSLALDAGVVLNVTQDHLDWHGDMQAYADAKARLLKMARIAIVNRDDALTAAMVENLAGMQVRSFGRDAPALVGDLGLEQGQGVAWLAACEANDFDIPAPAPARRKKDAPPPVRPAGRLSRLMPADALLIRGMHNATNTLAALALGRALDLGWGPMLRAAREYAGEPNRVEFVRRIADVDFINDSKGTNVGATVAALEGLGQPVVLIAGGLGKGQDFSPLVAPVTRHGRAVVLIGQDGPEIGRALAGTAVACVAADDMRAAVRQAMELAQPGDAVLLSPACASMDMFRNYVHRGQVFAEAVQELALDHGEIA; encoded by the coding sequence ATGAGCGCGCCGGAACATTCCGCTTCCTCCGCTTCCGATACCTCGCGCGTCCTGATTCTGGGTCTGGGCGAGACGGGCATTGCCGCCGCGCGCTGGTGCGCGCGCAGCGGCGCACGCCTGCGCATTGCCGACACCCGCGAACAGCCCGGCGGCCTGGAGACGCTGCGAGCGGCGTTCGACGGCGCGCTGCAGGGCGAGCAGCCCGAGTACCGGCTCGGACTCGGTTCCTTCGAGGCCGGTTTGCTGGATGAAGTCACCCAGGTCGTCATCAGCCCGGGCCTGGCGCCGAATCAAAGCCCGGCCCGCGAGCTTCTTGCCGAAGCCGACGCGCGCGGCATCGAGGTGGTGGGTGAAATCGAGTTGTTCGCGCGCGCCCTGGCCGGCTTGGCCGAAAGCCGCGACTATCATCCCCGGCTGCTTGGGGTGACCGGGACGAACGGCAAGACAACGGTCACCGCCCTGACGCGTCACATGATCGAGGCTGCCGGCCTGACGGCGCGCGCAGCGGGCAACATCGGCCCGGCGGCGCTTACCGCGCTCATGGACGCCCTGGACCGCGACGAGCTGCCCCAGGCGTGGGTGCTGGAGCTGTCGAGCTTCCAGTTGCATACCACGCAAAGCCTGGCGCTGGATGCCGGCGTCGTGCTCAACGTCACGCAGGATCATCTGGACTGGCATGGCGACATGCAGGCCTACGCGGATGCCAAGGCGCGTTTGCTCAAGATGGCGCGAATCGCGATTGTGAACCGCGATGATGCGCTCACGGCCGCCATGGTGGAGAACCTGGCGGGGATGCAAGTGCGCAGTTTCGGGCGGGACGCGCCGGCGCTGGTCGGCGATCTGGGTCTGGAGCAAGGCCAAGGCGTGGCGTGGCTGGCCGCGTGCGAGGCCAACGATTTCGACATTCCCGCCCCGGCTCCGGCACGCCGGAAGAAAGATGCGCCGCCCCCGGTGCGTCCCGCAGGACGCCTGTCCCGGCTGATGCCCGCGGACGCGCTGCTGATCCGGGGCATGCATAACGCGACGAATACCCTGGCAGCGCTGGCCCTGGGCCGCGCCCTCGATCTGGGCTGGGGGCCCATGCTGCGCGCGGCGCGCGAGTATGCCGGCGAACCCAACCGGGTGGAATTCGTGCGCCGGATCGCGGATGTCGACTTCATCAACGACAGCAAGGGCACCAATGTGGGCGCCACGGTCGCGGCCCTGGAAGGGCTGGGCCAGCCCGTGGTGCTGATCGCTGGCGGTCTGGGCAAGGGACAGGATTTTTCGCCGTTGGTCGCGCCCGTGACGCGGCATGGCAGGGCGGTGGTGCTGATCGGCCAGGATGGGCCGGAAATCGGGCGCGCCCTGGCCGGCACCGCCGTCGCCTGCGTGGCGGCGGACGACATGCGCGCTGCCGTGCGGCAGGCGATGGAACTGGCGCAGCCGGGCGATGCCGTTCTCCTTTCGCCTGCCTGCGCGAGCATGGATATGTTCCGCAATTACGTTCATCGGGGCCAGGTCTTCGCCGAAGCCGTGCAGGAACTGGCGCTGGACCACGGGGAGATCGCATGA